The stretch of DNA TTTGAGAGGAGAAATTATGTTAAAGAGATTACTGTCAATAAGCATCAGCTTGTTGATAACCTTGTTTGCGCTAGCTAATCCTGCTTTAGCTGGAGATGCTGGCAACGGTGCCAAAATTTTTAATGCCAACTGCGCTGCTTGTCATTCGGGAGGCAACAACTTAGTTAACGCTACAAAAACTTTGAAAAAAGACGCTTTAGAAAAATATGGGATGTATTCTGCTGAAGCAGTTATTGCTCAGGTAACTAATGGAAAAAATGCTATGCCATCTTTTAAAGGGCGTTTAAATGACCAACAAATTGAGGATGTTGCTGCTTATGTAATTTCTCAAGCAGATAAAGGTTGGTAAGTTAAATTGTACTAAATATTTGGTATAGTTTCCCTAGAAAATTTTTTAGTAAATTGATTTTAATCTCGGTTTTAGTCTTTAAAATCGAGATTTATTGTTTCATATTTGAATACTACTTTCTTAATAATTTGAAATTTTTGTATATATAATTTTAATTTAAAAATAATAACAATACACAACTATTCTAAGCTCTTAAGTAAGTGTTTATTCGGAAGACATCAAATTGTATCACTAATTATGATGGTGAGCATTAAGTAATATTTGAATTATTCAATCAAACCACAACAGATTATGAAAAATATAAGTATTAATCTGACAAAAAAAACATGTAAACACTCCGCTCCCCCCCCCGCAAAAATAGGTTTTTTAGTTACTGAAATATGCACAACAATAACTATTTCTACAGCTTTAACTTTGCAGCCTATAACTGGATTTGCCTTATCAAATTCCTTTAATTCTTCAACAGAATTTTACTCTAATTCAGCAAATTTTCAGCAGTGTATTAAAGATAGTACTGAGCATTCTTTAGAAGTAAAAAAAATCTTATGTCGTGCTAATGAATTTGTTGAATTAGGAAATAAACAAGAGGCAATAAAATACTATTCTCAGGCATTGCGTTTAGATCCAACTAATCCTTTAATTTACTATCAAAGAGCAGTTGTTCGGAGTAATATTGGTGACAAAGAAGGTGCTTTTGACGACTATAGCCAAATTATTAAACTTACTCCAAATTATCAAGTAATTGCTCCTGAATATAGTAGAAATTTTTTAACCCAAGCTTATAACGAAAGAGGAAAAATTTTATTAGAATCGAGAAGTAAGCAAAAGGCAGTAGATGATTTTACTGAAGCAATTAAGCTTAATCCCGATTATGGTGAACCTTATCGAGGAAGAGCATTTGCTTTATCTGCATTAGCAGATTTGAAGAAATCTCGGTCTAGCTCTTTTATTTTAAATAATAGAAGAAAAGAAGAAAATCAAGAGCAAGTACAAAGATTATCTCAATGGATGCGCTACAAATTACAAGCCGAAGCAGATTATACTAGTTATCTTCGTTTTGAGCCTACTGATTCTGA from Stanieria cyanosphaera PCC 7437 encodes:
- the petJ gene encoding cytochrome c6 PetJ, with product MLKRLLSISISLLITLFALANPALAGDAGNGAKIFNANCAACHSGGNNLVNATKTLKKDALEKYGMYSAEAVIAQVTNGKNAMPSFKGRLNDQQIEDVAAYVISQADKGW